The Streptomyces sp. HSG2 genome has a segment encoding these proteins:
- a CDS encoding UDP binding domain-containing protein: MTSLTTEPTWAATAPAAGPAVPVTRHDHRAELAAGRAAACVWGLGHIGWSTVEALRAEGVAVVGYDVDPDRVEQRGADAAGPAGPAAPVTSDRARALAEDVAVHFVAVPTEREAEPYSGALVEVFAAIVEDTAARRPERPPLVVVESTLTPGTVEELLLPIATSAGLEPDTDLLLALAPRRDWFLAEGYGLRDLDRIYCGVGARSADAARDVLELMCDTLHRAPSHVEGELVKCVENAYRHVEITLANQLSLAYTHVDMVEVLRLAGTKWNIGTFHPSFGTGGYCIPLSSRYLLRGAVDATRLSLLSEAVDTDTRMRGLVAEAVAPRGRVLVLGLAYKGGIKVATLSPAVAITEELRRLGTEFSVYDPMYSAAEIDALLGPGTAATDLADAFRKASTVLVVPDHPEFRGEPYLALLDEPRERQLLILDNHGVWEDRDWPGHVAYRRAGGTSWLDVPAPTAADAR; encoded by the coding sequence GTGACATCACTGACCACCGAGCCGACCTGGGCCGCGACCGCACCGGCCGCAGGCCCCGCCGTCCCCGTCACCCGCCACGACCACCGTGCGGAGCTGGCGGCCGGACGCGCCGCCGCCTGCGTCTGGGGCCTGGGGCACATCGGTTGGTCCACCGTCGAGGCGCTGCGCGCCGAGGGAGTAGCCGTCGTCGGCTACGACGTCGACCCCGACCGGGTCGAGCAGCGCGGCGCCGACGCGGCCGGACCGGCCGGGCCCGCCGCGCCGGTGACCTCCGACCGGGCCCGCGCCCTGGCCGAGGATGTCGCCGTGCACTTCGTCGCCGTGCCCACCGAACGCGAGGCGGAGCCCTACTCCGGGGCCCTGGTCGAGGTGTTCGCCGCGATCGTCGAGGACACTGCGGCCCGACGGCCCGAGCGCCCCCCGCTGGTGGTCGTCGAGTCGACGCTGACCCCGGGGACGGTCGAGGAACTGCTGCTCCCGATCGCCACCTCGGCCGGCCTGGAGCCGGACACCGACCTGCTGCTGGCGCTGGCCCCGCGCCGCGACTGGTTCCTCGCGGAGGGCTACGGGCTGCGGGACCTGGACCGGATCTACTGCGGCGTGGGGGCGCGTTCCGCCGACGCCGCCCGGGACGTGCTGGAACTCATGTGCGACACCCTGCACCGGGCTCCCAGCCACGTCGAGGGCGAGCTGGTCAAGTGCGTCGAGAACGCCTACCGGCACGTGGAGATCACCCTCGCCAACCAGCTGAGCCTGGCGTACACGCACGTGGACATGGTGGAGGTGCTGCGGTTGGCGGGCACCAAGTGGAACATCGGGACCTTCCACCCGAGCTTCGGCACCGGTGGCTATTGCATCCCGCTCTCCAGCCGCTACCTGCTGCGGGGCGCCGTCGACGCCACCCGGCTGTCGCTGCTCAGCGAGGCGGTGGACACCGACACGCGGATGCGTGGCCTGGTCGCGGAGGCGGTCGCCCCGCGCGGCCGGGTCCTGGTCCTGGGACTCGCCTACAAGGGCGGCATCAAGGTCGCCACGCTCAGCCCCGCCGTCGCCATCACGGAGGAACTGCGCAGGCTGGGAACGGAGTTCAGCGTGTACGACCCGATGTACAGCGCCGCCGAGATCGACGCGCTGCTCGGGCCCGGCACGGCCGCCACCGACTTGGCCGACGCCTTCCGGAAGGCATCGACCGTCCTGGTCGTCCCCGACCACCCGGAGTTCCGCGGCGAGCCGTACCTCGCGCTGCTCGACGAGCCGCGCGAGCGGCAGCTGCTGATCCTGGACAACCACGGGGTCTGGGAGGACCGCGACTGGCCCGGCCATGTCGCCTACCGCCGGGCCGGCGGTACCTCCTGGCTGGACGTGCCCGCGCCCACCGCGGCGGACGCCCGATGA
- a CDS encoding TIM barrel protein: protein MTLLGVSTAALADRDDFAALLAYRPDVVEFYGYPGSALPRIARFCSRHGIRPALHTPVPYEGTTAPRRFAPTGPDPREAAAALRTTTATVRCAADLGALHVVVHFPSPYPPYPQVGFERAGQDFLAATAALAREHGVSVLVENLSAHPLLRTPGQYHRALAGHPELGLCLDLGHAHLLGPRHAAPAGFADLFGTRIRSMHVYETTVARYPRHGHEPADRGGTPAEGFLGLPALLPDLLRRTRPAALVMEHEPVPPGTEPAVADWLRELIHHHDDDAGAIA, encoded by the coding sequence GTGACCCTGCTCGGCGTCTCCACCGCCGCGCTCGCCGACCGGGACGACTTCGCGGCCCTGCTCGCCTACCGGCCCGACGTGGTCGAGTTCTACGGCTACCCAGGCTCGGCGCTGCCCCGGATCGCGCGATTCTGCTCCCGGCACGGCATTCGGCCGGCCCTGCACACCCCCGTCCCCTACGAAGGCACCACCGCGCCCCGGCGGTTCGCGCCCACCGGCCCGGATCCGCGAGAGGCGGCGGCGGCTCTGCGGACGACGACGGCCACCGTGCGCTGTGCGGCGGACCTGGGCGCCCTCCACGTCGTCGTGCACTTCCCGAGCCCCTACCCGCCGTATCCGCAGGTCGGGTTCGAGCGGGCCGGACAGGACTTCCTCGCCGCCACCGCCGCCCTGGCCCGAGAGCACGGGGTGAGCGTGCTGGTCGAGAACCTCTCCGCCCACCCGCTGTTGCGCACCCCGGGCCAATACCACCGGGCGTTGGCCGGCCACCCGGAGCTGGGCCTGTGCCTCGATCTCGGCCACGCCCACCTGCTGGGCCCGCGGCACGCGGCGCCCGCCGGCTTCGCCGACCTCTTCGGTACCCGCATCCGCAGCATGCACGTCTACGAGACCACCGTCGCCCGCTATCCGCGCCACGGGCACGAGCCCGCCGACCGCGGCGGCACCCCGGCCGAGGGCTTCCTGGGCCTGCCCGCGCTCCTGCCCGATCTGTTGCGCCGCACCCGGCCGGCGGCGCTTGTCATGGAGCACGAGCCGGTCCCGCCCGGCACCGAGCCGGCCGTCGCCGACTGGCTCCGCGAACTGATCCACCACCACGACGACGACGCAGGAGCGATCGCATGA
- a CDS encoding methyltransferase domain-containing protein, with product MSARHPARPLAEPLRALLRSPVTGGPLTWAGPHLLTDGEGLWPCPEGIPYLRTGRDGLRARAVDALRAGEVERALALLLCDRKDDTVPPADPAAALAVVTGATTAAAAMAGLGYGDLASYFLHRWCQPTYLSGLALLDAHAPTGGTLFEIACGAGHFLRTWTERSGPAIGSDLVFSHLWIARTFCAPDSDLVCFDADGPFPLADGAAGAALSHDSFHYFRDKRHVLAELLRVGGTGPVMLGHVHDAGHANYSPGLPLTADGYRELLAPDHCYDDEALTEAALRGRTVAPTENGRPEGAAALAFVLRATGAPGTPGRLTAALPGRPLRVNPLLSDDGPRWPHERFAREFADRWPYLRELSRPPRSTVAAARAGRAGFDPDVDRAARRRALVDLPESWL from the coding sequence ATGAGTGCGCGCCACCCCGCCCGGCCGCTGGCCGAGCCGCTGCGCGCCCTGCTCCGCAGCCCGGTGACCGGGGGCCCGCTCACCTGGGCCGGGCCGCACCTGCTGACCGACGGCGAAGGGCTGTGGCCCTGCCCGGAGGGCATCCCGTACCTGCGCACCGGGCGCGACGGGCTGCGGGCGCGGGCCGTCGATGCCCTGCGGGCGGGCGAGGTGGAACGTGCCCTGGCCCTGCTGCTGTGCGACCGCAAGGACGACACGGTCCCGCCCGCGGACCCCGCGGCGGCCCTCGCGGTGGTCACGGGGGCCACGACCGCCGCGGCGGCCATGGCCGGTCTCGGATACGGCGACCTGGCCTCGTACTTCCTGCACCGCTGGTGCCAGCCGACGTACCTCAGCGGCCTGGCCCTGCTGGACGCGCACGCCCCGACCGGAGGCACCCTCTTCGAGATCGCCTGCGGAGCCGGGCACTTCCTGCGTACCTGGACGGAGCGGTCCGGCCCGGCCATCGGCTCCGACCTGGTCTTCTCCCACCTGTGGATCGCCAGGACCTTCTGCGCCCCCGACTCGGACCTGGTCTGCTTCGACGCGGACGGCCCCTTCCCGCTCGCCGACGGCGCCGCCGGGGCGGCCCTGAGCCACGACAGCTTCCACTACTTCCGCGACAAGCGGCACGTGCTGGCGGAACTGCTGCGGGTCGGCGGCACCGGACCGGTCATGCTGGGCCACGTCCACGACGCCGGGCACGCCAACTACTCGCCGGGCCTGCCGCTGACCGCCGACGGGTACCGGGAACTGCTCGCGCCGGACCACTGCTACGACGACGAGGCACTGACGGAGGCGGCGTTGCGGGGGCGGACGGTCGCACCGACGGAGAACGGCCGCCCGGAGGGCGCCGCGGCGTTGGCGTTCGTCCTCCGGGCCACCGGGGCGCCGGGCACCCCCGGTCGGCTCACCGCTGCCCTGCCCGGCCGCCCGCTGCGCGTCAACCCGCTGCTGAGCGATGACGGACCTCGCTGGCCCCACGAGCGCTTCGCCCGCGAGTTCGCCGACCGCTGGCCCTACCTGCGCGAACTCTCCCGGCCGCCCCGCTCCACCGTGGCCGCCGCCCGCGCCGGGCGGGCCGGTTTCGATCCCGACGTCGACCGCGCCGCCCGGCGGCGGGCCTTGGTCGACCTTCCCGAAAGTTGGCTCTGA
- a CDS encoding class I SAM-dependent methyltransferase: protein MSTSPPPLAPVGLPAAGTGTRPLDLRYLERPPADHERPYFPFVADRLRGVLDRPGASVLDIGCANGAFLHHLADRHPHATLSGVDALPALVEHAARHVPGADFFVGDVGRARTLPERQYSAVTMLTLHSHFDSLDPWLDHVLDLVEPGGRALLFGTFNPFPVDVLVRLRQTDGAEDDDWMPGWNIHSRAAFAARLAARGQRHRFHDYEPPADVPCSPDDPLSTRRATLDGATVLTNGAGVLLPFALLEVFA from the coding sequence GTGAGCACTTCGCCGCCGCCGCTGGCCCCCGTCGGTCTGCCGGCCGCCGGTACCGGGACCCGGCCCCTGGACCTGCGCTACCTGGAACGCCCGCCCGCCGACCACGAGCGCCCCTACTTCCCTTTCGTCGCGGACCGCCTGCGCGGGGTCCTGGACCGACCGGGTGCCTCCGTCCTCGACATCGGATGCGCCAACGGCGCCTTCCTGCACCACCTAGCGGACCGCCACCCGCACGCCACCCTGTCCGGGGTCGACGCGCTGCCCGCGCTGGTCGAGCACGCCGCCCGGCACGTACCCGGGGCCGACTTCTTTGTCGGCGACGTGGGCCGTGCCCGAACGCTGCCCGAGCGGCAGTACAGCGCGGTCACGATGCTCACCCTGCACAGCCACTTCGACTCCCTCGATCCCTGGCTGGACCACGTCTTGGACCTGGTGGAACCGGGCGGGCGGGCGCTGTTGTTCGGCACCTTCAACCCCTTCCCCGTCGACGTACTGGTCCGGCTGCGCCAAACCGACGGCGCCGAGGACGACGACTGGATGCCCGGCTGGAACATCCACTCCCGCGCAGCCTTCGCGGCCCGGCTCGCCGCTCGCGGACAGCGCCACCGCTTTCACGACTACGAGCCGCCGGCGGACGTCCCGTGCTCGCCCGACGATCCGCTGAGCACCCGCCGCGCGACCTTGGACGGCGCGACCGTGCTCACCAACGGTGCCGGGGTGCTGCTGCCGTTCGCCCTGTTGGAGGTGTTCGCATGA
- a CDS encoding pentapeptide repeat-containing protein yields MSDSTHTGLLTRLAGTTGTDRTTLLKELSETTQHLIDTTGRGLDLTEADLTGLDLNGTDLRRATLNRAVLHGTRLVSADLSEVTMVCPGMERTDLRGASLRSAYVHALAAQTCAFDGADLTGLRDATGSLFHGCGMRGAHLDGAHLAGSFFYQCDLSDGSARAANLQGALVNECLLNHAVLDGALVDQLTVTKSSLHETSLRGASGKGMVLQRLTAADGLVLAGASLPGLRLSEVRADGLQATGLAARDADFTETVLTGSELTRADLSGARISRCDLPGALLAEVHLTGGSVASSSLRGAVLRGGHGENLHLVESDLSGADLAGFTGRCLSARDVRLTEANLRGANLYRAMLTGDPPRAMSLRGAVLENATLVQAYLAADLRDADLRGANCAYSRFSQSDLSGAKLTGAGMYQSTWVKVPVRGADLTGVRAPVFADRCPGLREALERAGGPAAAEFGSFLGHFEAALAVGRKGST; encoded by the coding sequence ATGAGCGACAGCACGCACACGGGTCTGCTGACCCGCCTCGCCGGGACCACCGGCACCGACCGCACCACGCTGCTCAAGGAGCTGTCGGAGACCACCCAGCACCTGATCGACACCACCGGCCGCGGCCTGGACCTCACCGAGGCGGACCTCACCGGCCTCGACCTGAACGGGACCGACCTGCGTCGCGCGACCCTGAACCGGGCCGTGCTGCACGGCACCCGGCTGGTCTCGGCCGACCTGTCCGAAGTCACCATGGTCTGCCCCGGCATGGAGCGCACCGACCTCCGGGGCGCCAGCCTGCGCTCGGCGTACGTGCACGCGCTGGCTGCGCAGACCTGCGCCTTCGACGGCGCGGACCTCACCGGCCTGCGGGACGCCACCGGCTCGCTCTTCCACGGGTGCGGCATGCGCGGCGCCCACCTCGACGGCGCCCACCTGGCGGGCTCCTTCTTCTACCAGTGCGACCTGTCGGACGGTTCGGCGCGGGCCGCCAATCTCCAAGGCGCCCTGGTCAACGAGTGCCTGCTGAACCACGCCGTTCTCGACGGCGCGCTGGTCGACCAGCTCACCGTCACCAAGTCCTCCCTGCACGAGACCTCGCTGCGCGGAGCGAGCGGCAAGGGGATGGTCCTCCAGCGCCTGACCGCCGCGGACGGTCTGGTGCTGGCCGGGGCGTCCCTGCCGGGGCTGCGGCTGTCCGAGGTCCGGGCCGACGGGCTCCAGGCCACCGGACTGGCCGCCCGCGACGCCGACTTCACCGAGACCGTGCTGACCGGCTCCGAACTGACCCGGGCCGACCTCAGCGGCGCCCGGATCAGCCGCTGCGACCTGCCCGGCGCGCTCCTGGCCGAGGTCCACCTGACCGGCGGGTCGGTGGCCTCCAGCAGCCTGCGGGGCGCGGTGCTGCGCGGCGGGCACGGAGAGAACCTGCACCTCGTCGAGAGCGACCTGAGCGGCGCCGACCTGGCCGGCTTCACCGGCCGTTGCCTGAGCGCCCGAGACGTCCGGCTCACCGAGGCCAACCTGCGCGGCGCCAACCTCTACCGGGCCATGCTGACCGGCGACCCGCCGCGCGCCATGAGCCTGCGCGGCGCCGTACTGGAGAACGCCACCCTGGTCCAGGCTTACCTCGCCGCCGACCTGCGGGACGCGGACCTGCGAGGCGCGAACTGCGCGTACAGCCGCTTCAGCCAGTCGGACCTCAGCGGCGCCAAGCTGACGGGCGCCGGGATGTACCAGTCGACCTGGGTCAAGGTCCCGGTCCGCGGCGCCGACCTGACCGGGGTGCGCGCCCCGGTGTTCGCCGACCGCTGCCCGGGCCTGCGCGAGGCCCTGGAGCGGGCGGGCGGCCCGGCCGCCGCGGAGTTCGGCTCCTTCCTGGGGCACTTCGAGGCCGCGCTCGCCGTCGGCCGCAAGGGCTCGACGTGA
- a CDS encoding transposase translates to MALPESAYHVGIDWGSAEHAVCVLTEAGRPKTRFTISHTAAESADLARRLARLGAAEDIPAAIERPDGRLVDGLLEAGQPVVPVKSNAIKAWRDVEVLSGAKSDPGDAMVIAEYLRLRHHKLGPGHPFSDQTKALRTVVRTRDDVVRQPVMATNMLSALLDAFWPGVKALFKDMESPIALEFPTRYPTPASAAALGEKRMAACCAKHGRSGRRTAEELVSCLRAAPPGVTAEHHAEAGRDAVMALVAVPRTPAGVKKDLDRSVDAHLGRHPDGRIFASLPRAGRVNAAQTLAEWGDSLDAYDSPDVVSAFAGVAPVAKGSGRVRGVCYRWACNERLRQAITTFADNSRHESAWAADIHHRARGRGMDHPHATRLLARAWVRVFHRCRLDHEPYDPARHGAAQHFLPQPEWVQAV, encoded by the coding sequence GTGGCACTGCCCGAGAGCGCGTACCACGTCGGGATCGACTGGGGATCGGCCGAGCACGCGGTGTGCGTCCTGACCGAAGCCGGCCGCCCCAAGACCCGGTTCACGATCAGCCACACCGCCGCCGAGTCCGCCGACCTGGCCCGCCGCCTGGCCAGGCTGGGTGCCGCCGAGGACATACCCGCGGCCATCGAGCGGCCGGACGGGCGCCTGGTGGACGGGCTGCTGGAGGCCGGGCAACCGGTGGTGCCGGTGAAGTCCAACGCCATCAAGGCGTGGCGGGACGTCGAGGTGCTGTCCGGCGCGAAGTCCGACCCCGGGGACGCGATGGTGATCGCCGAGTACCTGCGGCTGCGGCACCACAAGCTCGGCCCGGGCCACCCGTTCTCCGACCAGACCAAGGCCCTGCGGACCGTGGTCCGCACCCGCGACGACGTGGTCCGGCAGCCGGTGATGGCCACCAACATGCTCTCCGCGCTGCTGGATGCCTTCTGGCCGGGTGTGAAGGCCCTGTTCAAGGATATGGAGTCGCCGATCGCGCTGGAGTTCCCGACCCGCTACCCGACCCCGGCCTCCGCCGCGGCCTTGGGCGAGAAGCGCATGGCCGCGTGCTGCGCCAAGCACGGCCGCTCGGGCCGGCGCACGGCCGAGGAACTCGTCAGCTGCCTGCGAGCGGCCCCGCCCGGCGTCACGGCCGAGCACCACGCCGAGGCGGGCCGGGACGCCGTCATGGCTCTGGTCGCTGTGCCGCGGACGCCGGCAGGCGTCAAGAAGGACCTCGACCGGTCGGTCGACGCCCACCTCGGCCGGCATCCCGACGGCCGGATCTTCGCCTCGCTGCCCAGGGCCGGGCGCGTCAACGCCGCCCAGACGCTCGCCGAGTGGGGCGACTCCCTCGACGCCTACGACAGCCCGGACGTCGTGTCCGCTTTCGCCGGCGTCGCTCCGGTCGCCAAGGGATCCGGACGCGTGCGCGGGGTCTGCTATCGCTGGGCCTGCAACGAACGCCTCCGCCAGGCCATCACGACCTTCGCGGACAACAGCCGCCACGAGAGCGCCTGGGCGGCCGACATCCACCACCGGGCCCGAGGCCGCGGGATGGACCACCCGCACGCGACCCGCCTCCTGGCCCGAGCATGGGTCCGCGTGTTCCACCGCTGCCGGCTCGACCACGAGCCCTACGACCCCGCCCGACACGGCGCGGCACAACACTTCCTGCCCCAGCCCGAGTGGGTTCAAGCGGTCTGA
- a CDS encoding PIG-L deacetylase family protein: protein MTRVLIVAAHPDDAELALGGTIARLTDGGAQVTVALFTVSEKADGADRGRRRRRVAAAEASADILGHRLHWLGDGHHDQVEDLPEYQAVALVDDLVARTDPETVISHWDGDSHGDHVRVARAVVASSRRWPHAALAQFGPNEHRTVRHAQFVPHLYVPTADQLARKAEALACYRYPGQGFRPLDTDTVELFDRARGAAVGLDAAEGLRLVRHRLTPGRPLL, encoded by the coding sequence GTGACCCGCGTCCTGATCGTCGCGGCCCACCCGGACGACGCCGAACTCGCCCTGGGCGGCACCATCGCCCGTCTCACCGACGGCGGAGCGCAGGTGACGGTGGCCCTGTTCACCGTCTCCGAGAAGGCCGACGGTGCCGACCGCGGGCGCCGCCGTCGGCGCGTCGCCGCCGCCGAGGCCTCCGCCGACATCCTGGGACACCGGCTGCACTGGCTCGGCGACGGGCACCACGACCAGGTCGAGGACCTGCCGGAGTACCAGGCGGTCGCTCTGGTCGACGACTTGGTGGCGCGGACAGACCCCGAGACCGTCATCAGCCACTGGGATGGCGACTCGCACGGCGACCACGTCCGAGTGGCCCGGGCGGTCGTCGCCTCCTCCCGCCGCTGGCCGCACGCCGCGCTGGCGCAGTTCGGCCCCAACGAGCACCGCACTGTGCGGCACGCGCAGTTCGTGCCCCACCTCTACGTCCCCACCGCCGACCAACTCGCCCGCAAGGCGGAGGCACTGGCCTGCTACCGCTACCCCGGACAGGGGTTCCGCCCCCTGGACACCGACACGGTCGAGCTGTTCGACCGGGCGCGGGGGGCCGCCGTGGGGCTGGACGCCGCCGAAGGACTGCGCCTCGTACGCCATCGCCTCACCCCCGGCCGTCCGCTCCTCTGA
- a CDS encoding YggS family pyridoxal phosphate-dependent enzyme produces the protein MTTTAAHPTALPAAARRAELEAALGAVTARVESAAASCGRDPRGITLVAVTKTRPAADARMLHALGVRHLGENHDREAATKAADLADLAGHPEPPQWHFVGSLQRNKAASVARYASLVHSVDRHALVAALSRGALNAGRTLSCLLQVSLDGDPRRGGVPADGLAALADAVADAPGLRPAGVMAVAPLGEPAEAAFDRLAALAARLRVDHPEATAVSAGMSGDLEKAVAAGATHVRIGSALLGGRAYPARGGTPPGGADSETYGPASGRTTETHATPPGGAA, from the coding sequence GTGACCACGACGGCCGCCCACCCCACCGCCCTCCCGGCCGCCGCGCGCCGGGCCGAACTCGAAGCCGCGCTCGGCGCCGTGACAGCCCGCGTCGAGTCGGCTGCCGCCTCGTGCGGGCGCGACCCGCGCGGGATCACGCTGGTCGCCGTCACCAAGACCCGGCCCGCCGCGGACGCCCGGATGCTGCACGCGCTCGGCGTCCGGCACCTGGGCGAGAACCACGATCGTGAAGCGGCCACCAAGGCCGCCGACCTGGCCGACCTGGCCGGCCACCCCGAGCCGCCGCAATGGCACTTCGTCGGCTCGCTCCAGCGAAACAAGGCCGCCTCGGTGGCGCGCTACGCCTCGCTCGTGCACTCGGTGGACCGTCACGCTCTGGTGGCGGCGCTGTCCCGGGGCGCCCTGAACGCCGGTCGTACCCTGTCCTGCCTGCTCCAGGTCAGCCTGGACGGCGACCCGCGCCGCGGCGGCGTGCCCGCTGACGGGCTCGCCGCCCTGGCCGACGCGGTCGCGGACGCCCCGGGCCTGCGACCTGCCGGGGTCATGGCGGTCGCCCCGCTCGGCGAACCCGCCGAGGCGGCCTTCGACCGGTTGGCCGCACTCGCCGCCCGGCTGCGCGTCGACCACCCGGAGGCGACCGCCGTGTCGGCCGGCATGAGCGGGGACCTGGAGAAGGCCGTCGCGGCGGGTGCGACCCACGTGCGGATCGGCTCCGCCCTGTTGGGTGGCCGGGCGTACCCCGCCAGGGGCGGGACACCGCCGGGCGGAGCCGACTCGGAGACGTACGGTCCGGCGAGCGGGCGGACGACGGAAACGCACGCGACGCCGCCCGGCGGTGCCGCGTGA
- a CDS encoding acyl-CoA dehydrogenase family protein produces MTAPAAHLRPDAARHADAAHDPVVVRGRAVARELLAPAAAATAVGRVPRSHLDALGAAGALGTAVHRPAAPVTPAQVQREVSEAIAAADGSTWCVWAQHHHPLREVAGSADPEVRERWAGPMAAGRVLAAGASSHLRRSGPPAVTAVRDGRGWRLHGRLAWLSGWGIADVVMVGAVTRDDRVLFALLDCDERAGIGEVRPQRLWGMAATSTVSARLDGTAVAPDRVVALHPGAAWRRADAERRPNVNPGVFGTLTAATACLTDAAQSAEYRELGLRTAAEADALRAAAYRLMDEVPPHEAAEERLAVRSAALELACRAAAACVAAGGGASAAAGSPPARLLAEASFHLVQAQTRESRTATGARMLAVADAVRGAR; encoded by the coding sequence GTGACCGCCCCCGCCGCGCATCTTCGGCCGGACGCGGCCCGCCACGCGGACGCGGCCCACGACCCGGTGGTCGTGCGTGGCCGCGCGGTGGCCCGCGAGCTGCTCGCCCCGGCCGCCGCCGCGACCGCCGTGGGCCGGGTCCCGCGCTCCCACCTCGACGCCCTGGGCGCGGCCGGCGCCCTGGGCACCGCAGTCCACCGGCCGGCCGCCCCGGTCACCCCCGCACAGGTCCAGCGCGAGGTGTCCGAGGCGATCGCCGCCGCGGACGGCTCGACCTGGTGCGTGTGGGCCCAGCACCACCACCCGCTGCGCGAGGTGGCGGGCAGCGCCGACCCCGAGGTTCGCGAGCGCTGGGCCGGACCAATGGCGGCGGGCCGTGTGCTGGCCGCGGGCGCGAGCTCCCATCTGCGTCGGTCGGGTCCGCCGGCCGTCACCGCCGTCCGCGACGGCCGGGGCTGGCGGCTGCACGGCCGGCTGGCCTGGCTGTCCGGCTGGGGGATCGCGGACGTGGTCATGGTGGGCGCGGTCACCCGCGACGACAGGGTCCTGTTCGCCCTGCTGGACTGCGACGAGCGAGCAGGGATCGGCGAGGTCCGCCCGCAGCGGCTGTGGGGCATGGCAGCGACCAGCACGGTGTCGGCGCGACTGGACGGCACCGCCGTCGCACCCGACCGGGTGGTCGCCCTGCACCCGGGCGCCGCGTGGCGCCGCGCCGACGCCGAGCGCCGCCCGAACGTCAACCCCGGCGTGTTCGGCACCCTCACCGCCGCCACCGCCTGCCTGACCGACGCCGCGCAGAGCGCCGAGTACCGCGAACTGGGCCTGCGCACCGCCGCCGAGGCGGACGCGCTGCGGGCCGCCGCGTACCGTCTGATGGACGAGGTACCGCCGCACGAGGCCGCCGAGGAGCGCCTCGCGGTCCGGTCGGCCGCCCTGGAACTGGCCTGTCGGGCCGCCGCCGCCTGCGTCGCGGCCGGTGGCGGGGCCAGCGCCGCCGCCGGTTCGCCGCCGGCCCGGCTGTTGGCGGAGGCATCCTTCCACCTCGTGCAGGCGCAGACCCGGGAGAGCCGCACCGCCACCGGGGCACGGATGCTCGCCGTCGCCGACGCGGTCCGGGGCGCGCGGTGA